In a genomic window of Brassica rapa cultivar Chiifu-401-42 chromosome A10, CAAS_Brap_v3.01, whole genome shotgun sequence:
- the LOC103846391 gene encoding rhamnogalacturonan I rhamnosyltransferase 1 encodes MCKMEKSLYHRKLWEIKVRLLGDNSKAEKLRNSFASRSPTSLWMIRVVSVLLLWSCFVHLMALGDMWGPRLFNGWPSCFNQRGLSTALEMKSLPPKIALPPKRVYQNNGYLMVSCNGGLNQMRAAICDMVTVARYMNVTLIVPELDKTSFWNDPSEFKDIFDVDHFISSLRDEVRILKELPPRVKKRVELGMYHEMPPISWSNMSYYQNQILPLVKKHKVLHLNKTDSRLANNGLPVEVQKLRCRVNFNGLKFTPQIEELGRRVVNILREKGPFLVLHLRYEMDMLAFSGCSHGCNPEEEEELTRMRYAYPWWKEKVINSEEKRKEGLCPLTPEETALTLTALGIDRNVQIYIAAGEIYGGERRMKALTDAFPNVVRKETILESSDLDFCRNHSSQMAALDYLVAVESDIFVPTNDGNMARVVEGHRRFLGFKKTIQLNRKFLVKLIDEYTEGLLTWDVFSSMVKAFHSTRMGSPKRRLLIPNKPKEEDYFYSNPQECLQLLDEPLRVI; translated from the exons ATGTGTAAAATGGAGAAGTCTCTTTACCACAGGAAACTATGGGAGATAAAGGTTAGGCTTTTAGGAGATAATAGCAAGGCTGAGAAGCTTAGGAACTCCTTTGCTTCGAGGTCTCCTACGAGCTTATGGATGATTCGGGTTGTTTCTGTGTTGCTTCTCTGGAGTTGTTTCGTTCATTTGATGGCTTTGGGAGATATGTGGGGACCGAGACTATTCAATGGTTGGCCTTCTTGTTTCAATCAACGTGGTTTGTCCACGGCGTTGGAGATGAAGTCTCTCCCTCCTAAAATCGCGCTTCCTCCTAAAA GGGTGTATCAGAACAATGGTTATCTTATGGTTTCTTGCAATGGAGGACTCAATCAAATGCGAGCAGCT ATATGCGATATGGTTACTGTTGCACGATACATGAATGTTACTCTTATTGTGCCTGAGCTTGACAAGACCTCCTTTTGGAACGATCCAAG TGAGTTTAAAGACATTTTCGATGTGGATCACTTCATATCTTCGTTAAGAGATGAAGTTCGTATACTTAAAGAGTTGCCTCCAAGGGTCAAGAAGAGAGTTGAGCTTGGAATGTACCACGAAATGCCTCCTATTAGTTGGTCAAACATGTCTTACTACCAAAACCAG ATTCTTCCACTGGTGAAGAAGCATAAGGTCTTGCATCTGAACAAAACCGACTCCAGACTCGCTAATAATGGACTGCCTGTGGAGGTTCAGAAGCTGAGGTGCCGAGTGAATTTCAACGGCCTTAAGTTTACTCCTCAGATTGAAGAACTAGGGAGACGAGTAGTCAATATCCTGAGAGAGAAAGGTCCCTTTCTCGTCTTGCATCTCAGATATGAGATGGATATGTTAGCGTTTTCCGGGTGCTCACATGGTTGCAACcccgaggaagaagaagaattaaCAAGAATGAG ATATGCTTATCCATGGTGGAAAGAGAAAGTCATCAACTCTGAGGAGAAGAGGAAAGAAGGCCTTTGCCCTTTAACTCCAGAGGAAACTGCTCTCACGCTGACCGCCTTGGGTATTGACCGTAACGTTCAAATATACATAGCTGCTGGAGAAATCTACGGTGGTGAAAGGCGGATGAAGGCTTTAACAGACGCTTTTCCAAATGTG GTCCGGAAAGAAACCATACTAGAATCTTCTGATCTTGATTTTTGCCGGAACCATTCATCTCAAATGGCTGCACTGGATTACCTAGTTGCTGTTGAGAGCGATATATTTGTTCCAACCAATGATGGGAACATGGCAAGAGTCGTTGAAGGTCATCGCAG GTTCTTGGGATTTAAGAAGACAATTCAGCTGAATAGGAAGTTTCTAGTTAAGCTGATAGATGAATACACCGAAGGATTGTTGACTTGGGATGTGTTCTCATCCATGGTGAAGGCCTTTCACTCTACTCGAATGGGAAGTCCGAAGAGACGGTTATTGATTCCGAATAAACCCAAGGAAGAAGACTACTTCTACTCCAACCCGCAAGAATGTCTGCAGCTGTTAGATGAACCACTGAGAGTCATTTGA
- the LOC103846392 gene encoding calcium/calmodulin-regulated receptor-like kinase 2, with amino-acid sequence MVNRSDLVVIGISVGLALGLLLALLLFFVIKWYNGRSHLRRCANEQNIPTLPVHKAKRAVVLTPDDSSNTASSQPPENAASPTQHQPWWNNNHTKDLTVSASGIPKYHYKDIQKATQNFTTILGQGSFGPVYKAVMPNGGLAAAKVHASNSSQGDREFQTEVSLLGRLHHRNLVNLVGYCVDKSHRMLIYEFMSNGSLENLLYGSGGEETTQVLRWEERLQIALDISHGIEYLHEGAVPPVIHRDLKSANILLDHSMRAKVADFGLSKEMVFDRMNSGLKGTHGYMDPTYISTNKYTLKSDIYSFGVIILELITAIHPQQNLMEYINLASMSPDGIDEIVDQKLEGNANIEEVRLLAKIANRCVHKTPRKRPSIGEVTQFILKIKQGRSRGGRRQDTMSSSFGGVMDGEDMSRVISRIKDQHVELGLLAGVKEEDHQERNGTTTTL; translated from the exons ATGGTGAATAGGAGTGATTTGGTAGTGATTGGCATCTCGGTTGGTCTCGCACTTGGTCTCTTACTCGCTCTTCTTCTATTCTTCGTCATTAAATGGTACAACGGCCGCTCTCACCTGAGACGATGCGCTAACGAACAGAACATCCCAACTCTACCCGTCCACAAAGCTAAAAGAGCCGTAGTACTAACCCCTGACGATAGCTCAAACACAGCTTCTTCACAGCCACCTGAGAATGCAGCATCACCAACTCAACATCAGCCATGGTGGAACAACAACCATACCAAAGATCTCACTGTTTCTGCCTCCGGCATACCTAAATATCACTACAA GGATATTCAGAAGGCAACTCAAAACTTCACAACCATTCTTGGACAAGGATCTTTCGGTCCTGTGTACAAGGCCGTTATGCCTAACGGAGGTTTAGCTGCAGCGAAGGTTCACGCCTCTAACTCAAGCCAAGGTGATAGAGAGTTTCAAACCGAGGTGTCTTTGCTTGGGAGGCTGCACCACAGGAACCTCGTGAACTTGGTGGGTTACTGTGTGGATAAAAGCCACAGGATGTTGATCTATGAGTTCATGAGTAATGGAAGTTTGGAGAATCTTTTGTACGGCAGTGGAGGTGAAGAAACAACACAAGTCTTGAGATGGGAAGAGAGGCTTCAGATCGCTCTTGACATCTCCCACGGCATTGAGTATCTTCACGAAGGGGCCGTGCCGCCTGTTATCCACCGTGATCTTAAGTCTGCAAACATATTGTTAGATCACTCCATGAGAGCTAAG GTTGCGGATTTTGGGTTGTCTAAAGAGATGGTTTTCGATAGAATGAACTCTGGATTGAAAGGCACTCACGGATACATGGATCCAACGTACATTTCGACTAACAAGTACACTTTAAAGAGCGACATTTACAGTTTTGGAGTCATCATCCTTGAGCTGATCACTGCAATCCATCCTCAACAGAATCTGATGGAATACATCAACCTG GCTTCGATGAGTCCAGATGGTATAGACGAGATAGTTGATCAGAAGCTAGAGGGAAACGCAAACATTGAAGAAGTGAGGTTACTGGCCAAGATTGCAAACAGGTGTGTGCACAAGACACCAAGAAAAAGACCATCTATTGGAGAAGTCACACAGTTCATACTAAAGATCAAACAAGGTCGGTCTAGAGGTGGAAGGAGACAAGACACAATGTCATCATCGTTTGGTGGTGTTATGGATGGAGAGGATATGTCAAGGGTTATAAGCAGGATTAAGGATCAGCATGTTGAGTTAGGGTTATTGGCTGGTGTCAAAGAAGAGGATCATCAAGAGAGGAACGGTACTACAACAACATTGTAA
- the LOC103846393 gene encoding uncharacterized protein LOC103846393 translates to MSKTVVKLQTLLLGFLFLIYVLHVLRGGSLAGDLLIGRKFSQLTSRVETTNVATRSLKDSVSTDLEREVDHLMRHEYPSPVNPKKRSPVHN, encoded by the exons ATGTCGAAAACAGTTGTGAAGTTACAGACACTCCTGTTAGGGTTTCTCTTCCTCATATATGTTCTTCATGTGCTTCGAG GTGGATCTCTTGCTGGAGATCTCTTGATAGGAAGGAAG TTTTCGCAGCTCACATCTCGGGTTGAAACAACAAATGTAGCTACTCGATCGTTGAAAGATTCAGTGTCAACAGATTTAGAAAGAGAGGTGGATCACTTAATGAGGCACGAGTATCCCTCACCAGTGAATCCAAAGAAAAGAAGTCCGGTTCACAATTGA